The Littorina saxatilis isolate snail1 linkage group LG13, US_GU_Lsax_2.0, whole genome shotgun sequence genome contains a region encoding:
- the LOC138945898 gene encoding uncharacterized protein, producing MPRSDKSYPSRTSFNLLDRKTAEEEAQALENELGPRLGEKIADSYAKAEGKKIPCQKLAHCQKSGKDPDEGEEGDADSRDTETVVARASQETITRAKAESRNARRPAIKDAGLKARTQKTGTLTRPLPKGEAKVEKASPASCSLLSVKGAKDSVKECLRNGSKFQKLSAHFLRGEESLLREQGTRIVPQRRSSGVTGKGARGRAKDDSKFRDVLGKGTSNITDDALKRACYTVRFLFAGYSGIRAMFYKLGGRFALMSATEVTLDFPEFSTMDPFWNTRARGLEGSWAMPLTTGAEENLLCQRNDRYHPEDIFLHESAHAVDQIAAWVVIPGFRQAVNNAFRHANDTGLWDNTYAATNAMEYWAEGVQSYFNVNTIGPPGGNGIHNDIATRDKLRDYDPALFKLIQEAFPCNNTYLKRCESTRELEKNQVFQMNCNSDDQSAWMGFLATLNTKDPSCQDTRPVDCLQKRLNGECEDNPIYMHGNCKASCEVCTPSNCYDENDNCPGWSRSGECEKNPAYMLWNCRLSCRQCTRPTADPLVG from the exons ATGCCAAGGTCTGATAAAAGCTacccgtctag GACGTCATTCAACCTCCTAGACCGTAAAACGGCCgaggaggaggcccaggccctggaaaaTGAGCTCGGGCCGCGCCTAGGGGAAAAGATAGCAGATAGCTATGCCAAGGCGGAGGGAAAGAAAATCCCTTGCCaaaaactggcccactgccaaaagtcaggaaaggacccg GATGAGGGAGAAGAGGGAGACGCAGATTCCAGGGACACGGAGACCGTAGTCGCCCGTGCCAGTCAAGAGACTATTACCCGGGCTAAGGCTGAGAGCCGTAACGCCCGTAGACCGGCCATAAAAGATGCTGGACTAAAAGCCCGCACCCAGAAAACCGGAACATTGACTAGACCTCTGCCGAAAGGAGAGG CAAAGGTGGAGAAAGCATCCCCTGCGTCCTGCTCTTTACTGAGTGTAAAGGGCGCCAAGGACTCCGTAAAGGAGTGTCTCCGAAATGGAAGCAAGTTCCAAAAGCTGTCTGCCCACTTCCTCAGAGGGGAAGAGAGTCTGCTCAGAGAGCAGGGGACCCGAATCGTTCCCCAAAGaagaagttccggcgtgaccggcAAAGGTGCACGCGGAAGGGCAAAAGACGACAGCAAATTCCGGGACGTCTTGGGCAAAG GTACGTCCAACATCACGGACGACGCTCTCAAAAGGGCCTGCTACACGGTGAGATTTTTGTTCGCCGGCTATTCCGGAATCCGCGCCATGTTTTACAAACTGGGAGGTCGCTTCGCCCTCATGAGCGCTACGGAAGTGACGTTGGACTTCCCAGAGTTCAGCACAATGGATCCATTTTGGAATACACGGGCACGAGGTTTGGAAGGTTCTTGGGCGATGCCGTTGACGACTGGAGCTGAAGAGAATCTTTTGTGCCAAAG GAACGACCGATATCATCCCGAGGACATTTTCCTTCACGAATCTGCCCACGCTGTGGATCAAATTGCTGCGTGGGTAGTCATCCCTGGCTTCAGACAGGCCGTCAATAACGCCTTTCGTCACGCCAATGACACTGGTCTGTGGGACAACACGTACGCTGCCACCAACGCCATGGAATACTGG GCTGAAGGAGTACAGAGCTATTTCAACGTCAACACTATAGGCCCACCGGGCGGCAATGGAATCCACAATGATATTGCTACGAGGGACAAGCTGCGAGACTACGATCCTGCCCTGTTCAAGCTCATCCAGGAGGCCTTTCCTTGCAACAATACATACTTGAAGCGATGTGAATCGACTAGAG AATTGGAAAAGAATCAGGTTTTCCAAATGAACTGCAACAGTGATGACCAAAGCGCTTGGATGGGATTCCTTG CAACTCTGAACACCAAAGACCCGAGCTGTCAGGACACACGCCCTGTGGACTGTCTGCAGAAACGTTTGAATGGGGAGTGCGAGGACAACCCTATATACATGCACGGCAACTGCAAAGCGAGCTGCGAAGTTT GTACGCCGTCCAACTGCTACGACGAAAATGACAACTGTCCAGGGTGGTCCAGATCAGGGGAGTGTGAGAAGAACCCAGCCTACATGTTGTGGAACTGCAGGCTGAGCTGTCGTCAGTGCACGCGACCCACTGCGGATCCTTTAGTGGGATAG